In Leptospira sp. WS58.C1, a single genomic region encodes these proteins:
- a CDS encoding TatD family hydrolase has protein sequence MYSIIDTHCHLDIIQEQGQDIAESLKNAKESGIKKIVQIGIDLESSIRAKGLSEKFSDEEIEIFYSIGCHPTETHEFPKKEEILTLVKENVTDQKLSAIGEIGLDYYHDASTKAYQADVLHSFLEASSIYSLPVVIHSRDAAEDTVSILKEHRDKAFGVIHCFTYDYPTAKQLVDLGYYISFSGIVAFKNARDIQEAAEKLPLESMLIETDAPFLAPPPFRGKRNEPSYTKFVLEKMFSLRKESNVQVEKTLYNNSLKFTQRKAYHHD, from the coding sequence ATGTACTCCATCATAGACACTCACTGCCACTTAGATATAATACAAGAGCAAGGGCAGGATATTGCAGAATCTCTAAAAAATGCAAAAGAATCTGGTATAAAAAAGATCGTCCAAATCGGGATCGACCTTGAGAGTTCGATTAGGGCGAAAGGTTTATCTGAAAAATTTTCAGATGAAGAGATCGAAATATTTTATTCGATCGGTTGCCATCCGACAGAGACTCATGAATTTCCTAAAAAAGAAGAAATTTTGACACTAGTCAAAGAAAATGTGACGGACCAAAAGTTATCCGCGATTGGAGAGATCGGATTGGACTATTATCACGATGCATCGACTAAAGCGTATCAGGCGGATGTGCTGCATTCTTTTTTAGAAGCGTCTTCTATATATTCTCTTCCGGTAGTCATCCATTCCAGAGATGCGGCAGAAGATACGGTTTCTATTTTAAAGGAACATAGGGATAAGGCTTTCGGAGTGATCCATTGTTTTACTTACGATTATCCGACAGCGAAGCAGTTAGTGGATCTGGGATATTATATTTCTTTTTCGGGGATAGTTGCTTTTAAGAATGCAAGAGATATCCAAGAAGCCGCAGAAAAACTTCCTTTGGAAAGTATGCTGATTGAAACGGATGCACCATTTCTTGCACCACCTCCTTTCCGAGGAAAACGGAACGAACCTTCTTATACGAAATTCGTTTTAGAGAAAATGTTCTCACTCAGAAAAGAATCCAATGTGCAGGTTGAAAAAACTTTGTATAATAATTCCTTAAAATTCACGCAAAGGAAGGCGTATCATCATGATTGA
- a CDS encoding M23 family metallopeptidase produces MNLKSYLALLYYRLRYKYQDLKLKLDIKIANWNKKGKERLTVMVIPHSEQKTINFHISYRAITIFIGTILVLLLISSINVLSHSGSIHQLTELNLSNQDFIRQSAKMKEEIDSLHEHVEYYHNHVGALYGRLTGDNSKVAKGIGGAEKLALGSDKNPAPGAEVFRLKEDVHNLKVANELTQEIISILKKRKNLIRQTPSIWPVKGYVLYPYGEYLNPITARRDFNNGLDIGAFPGSEVVATAPGTVYEIGYTRNTGYFVKVAHKFGWKTIYSNLDRVKVKANQQISKNEVLGFVGKSENSPQYSLHYEIHVGTRAIDPFAFLNQIQD; encoded by the coding sequence TTGAATCTTAAATCCTACCTTGCACTACTTTATTATAGGCTCAGATATAAATACCAAGATCTGAAGCTTAAGTTAGATATCAAAATCGCAAATTGGAATAAGAAAGGTAAAGAACGTCTCACCGTCATGGTGATTCCCCACTCCGAACAAAAGACGATCAACTTTCATATCTCTTACAGAGCGATCACCATCTTTATCGGAACAATTTTGGTCCTTCTTCTTATCAGTTCTATCAATGTTCTTAGTCACTCAGGATCCATTCACCAGTTGACTGAGCTGAACTTATCCAACCAGGACTTCATTCGTCAGTCTGCAAAAATGAAGGAAGAGATCGATAGTCTTCACGAGCATGTCGAATACTACCACAATCATGTGGGAGCACTTTACGGAAGACTGACAGGCGACAATTCCAAAGTTGCAAAAGGAATCGGCGGGGCTGAAAAACTTGCTCTCGGTTCCGATAAGAATCCAGCCCCTGGAGCGGAAGTATTCCGATTAAAAGAAGACGTTCACAATCTCAAGGTAGCGAACGAACTTACGCAAGAGATCATAAGCATATTAAAAAAACGTAAAAATCTAATTCGCCAAACCCCGTCCATTTGGCCGGTAAAAGGATATGTTCTCTACCCTTACGGAGAATATTTGAATCCGATTACGGCTCGTAGAGACTTCAACAACGGATTGGATATCGGGGCTTTCCCAGGATCGGAAGTAGTTGCGACCGCACCTGGAACAGTTTATGAGATAGGATACACTCGTAACACCGGCTATTTTGTAAAAGTTGCTCATAAATTCGGTTGGAAAACGATTTACTCGAATTTGGATCGTGTAAAAGTGAAAGCGAATCAGCAAATTTCCAAAAACGAAGTATTAGGTTTCGTTGGAAAATCGGAAAACAGCCCTCAGTACAGTCTTCATTATGAAATTCATGTGGGTACCAGAGCGATCGATCCTTTTGCATTCTTGAACCAGATCCAAGACTGA
- a CDS encoding bactofilin family protein, whose product MAHTEEQLAVNSIIGEGAEFSGDFKLSGLLRIDGIFRGTIKTDGKVLIGKTGIVDTDIKARIVVAGGEINGNIFASERVTLLASCRMKGDIITPKVVMEEGVQFEGNCKINPTTH is encoded by the coding sequence ATGGCCCATACAGAAGAGCAATTAGCGGTAAATAGTATCATCGGCGAAGGCGCCGAATTTAGCGGAGACTTCAAACTTTCCGGGCTTCTACGTATTGACGGTATTTTTAGGGGAACCATAAAAACCGATGGAAAAGTCCTAATCGGAAAGACCGGAATCGTCGATACGGATATTAAAGCTCGTATTGTCGTCGCCGGCGGTGAAATTAATGGGAATATATTCGCGTCGGAACGAGTGACTCTACTCGCTAGCTGCCGTATGAAAGGTGACATCATCACTCCAAAGGTAGTTATGGAAGAGGGAGTACAATTCGAGGGAAATTGTAAGATTAACCCGACCACTCATTGA
- a CDS encoding OmpA family protein — MASDTHTQSSPFSKTVSILFCYFVFAGFSVSGAEDSPMKGKVAPIKGEINTSLNEFGISLSEDGNTLYYYSKRKNSNYSDLYKSVKTKDGWAAGEEISELNSQFDDQSPFVIENEKAIIFSSNRDGSIEFKLGNGKIGVSRDLYFATLKDGSWDKVTRLPQEVNTPAIEENPFLAGSYLFFTRYPFGKVAESDIYISEYKNGSWKKAIRMESPVNTEYAEIAATLSRDSKYLYFSSNRPGGYGGLDIYKVEIKEDGTFSAAVNLGPLINSPGDEAFYTETPDGKNAYFCRLVKEGGNYDIYEFSASEWEELKKNKKISLESIHFRTGSFEIEEKSFEILDRLVSFLNENPSIKLKITGHTDLHGDPSDNLELSRNRAAAVKDYLVKKGISSGRFTTDGKGSKEPIYPEKSPEMDRKNRRTEFQILE; from the coding sequence ATGGCTTCCGATACCCATACTCAATCCTCACCATTTTCTAAGACCGTCTCTATCTTATTTTGTTACTTTGTGTTTGCAGGATTTTCCGTATCAGGGGCGGAAGATTCGCCCATGAAAGGGAAAGTTGCCCCTATAAAAGGAGAGATTAACACTTCTTTAAATGAATTCGGAATAAGCCTATCGGAAGATGGAAATACTTTATATTATTATTCTAAACGTAAAAATTCAAATTATTCGGATCTTTATAAATCCGTAAAAACCAAAGACGGTTGGGCTGCTGGCGAAGAAATTTCCGAATTAAATTCCCAATTCGACGATCAAAGTCCTTTCGTTATAGAGAATGAAAAAGCAATCATCTTTTCCTCTAATCGGGACGGAAGTATAGAGTTTAAACTAGGGAACGGTAAGATCGGAGTTTCTAGAGACCTTTACTTCGCCACCTTGAAAGACGGCTCTTGGGACAAAGTGACCAGACTTCCTCAAGAAGTGAACACTCCTGCAATAGAAGAGAATCCATTTTTAGCCGGTAGCTACCTATTCTTTACTCGTTATCCTTTCGGAAAAGTAGCAGAGTCTGATATTTATATTTCAGAATATAAGAATGGTTCTTGGAAAAAGGCGATCCGAATGGAAAGTCCTGTTAATACCGAATATGCGGAGATCGCTGCCACATTGAGTAGAGACAGTAAGTATTTGTATTTTTCCTCCAATCGTCCGGGTGGTTACGGTGGATTAGATATTTATAAAGTAGAGATCAAGGAAGACGGGACCTTCTCCGCTGCAGTTAACCTAGGACCTCTTATCAACTCTCCAGGCGACGAAGCATTCTACACGGAAACTCCTGACGGCAAAAATGCATACTTTTGTAGGCTAGTGAAAGAGGGTGGCAATTACGATATTTACGAATTTTCAGCGAGTGAATGGGAAGAACTGAAGAAGAACAAAAAGATCTCTTTGGAATCGATTCACTTCCGAACAGGTTCTTTTGAGATAGAAGAAAAATCTTTTGAAATTTTAGACAGATTGGTCTCTTTCTTAAATGAAAATCCTTCCATAAAATTGAAAATTACCGGACATACGGATTTACACGGAGATCCGAGCGACAATTTGGAATTAAGTCGAAATCGGGCTGCAGCGGTGAAAGATTACTTGGTCAAAAAAGGAATTTCATCCGGTAGGTTTACCACAGACGGCAAGGGAAGTAAGGAACCGATTTATCCGGAAAAAAGCCCGGAAATGGACCGCAAAAATCGCAGAACTGAATTTCAAATATTAGAATAG
- a CDS encoding substrate-binding periplasmic protein — protein MREQFQSAILSAIVLFTSIDLYSQTKTIPSRLDSVLSKKELVVGVNRVYEPFYIQDPKEGFPGFDMELAKLYADYLGVALKVKPLKTFRQFSDEISAGTIDIAMAGMSTDLSRGKTVTFSDPYLLTTPAGLVNKRSLPPEPEGSIVTTRTFKSLEDLSVLNALSFSVRSNTTNHNYLLRRFGKNQIYSYLSDSIAIDALTKGNVICYVADSLYILSLLQKQPSLKANYVALVNPVMDEYISAALPLNDLVFTDNFNFFIKELKRTGVIESLRSKYFLGSGWVK, from the coding sequence ATGCGGGAGCAGTTTCAGTCGGCAATTCTTTCGGCAATTGTCCTTTTTACCTCCATAGACCTATATTCTCAAACCAAAACAATCCCCTCCAGGTTGGATTCTGTCCTTTCCAAGAAGGAATTGGTAGTCGGGGTCAATCGTGTCTACGAACCTTTTTATATCCAAGATCCGAAAGAAGGTTTTCCGGGATTTGATATGGAACTGGCAAAACTTTATGCTGATTACTTGGGAGTTGCGCTCAAAGTGAAACCTCTCAAAACCTTTCGACAATTTTCGGATGAGATCTCTGCAGGAACGATAGACATTGCTATGGCTGGGATGTCAACGGACTTGAGCCGCGGAAAAACGGTTACCTTTTCGGACCCTTATCTTCTTACAACTCCAGCCGGTCTGGTAAATAAACGTTCCCTTCCCCCGGAGCCGGAAGGTAGTATAGTAACTACTAGGACTTTTAAATCTTTGGAAGATTTATCGGTACTGAATGCTCTTTCATTTTCAGTTAGATCCAATACTACAAATCATAATTATCTTTTGAGGAGATTTGGTAAGAACCAAATCTATAGCTATCTATCGGATTCAATCGCGATAGACGCTTTGACAAAAGGAAACGTGATTTGTTACGTAGCAGATAGTTTATATATTCTATCATTATTACAAAAGCAACCTAGTCTAAAAGCGAACTATGTAGCTCTAGTGAATCCGGTTATGGATGAGTATATTAGCGCCGCATTACCTTTGAACGATCTAGTCTTTACGGACAATTTTAATTTTTTTATCAAAGAATTAAAAAGAACAGGCGTGATCGAAAGTCTCCGTTCTAAATATTTTCTAGGAAGCGGTTGGGTAAAATAA
- a CDS encoding YaaR family protein has product MKIQSQQKDPRTESRRKRDFGLSLSSSLYQPVPSSVSDSQIPDSKSEFFDLVEHLLPYNQERTRDLNSLLRDLPDAERNFLKSPTYANLEVYKRIVQGILKEVMDRNTSLETLRTRARGGSEKVYQVVQIVDDKIQTLADFIIHPENSTFDLMKRMEDIRGLLVDLMN; this is encoded by the coding sequence TTGAAGATCCAATCTCAACAAAAAGACCCTCGAACTGAATCACGTAGAAAAAGAGACTTCGGACTTTCCCTAAGTTCTTCCTTATACCAACCTGTTCCAAGTTCCGTATCCGATTCCCAGATACCTGATTCGAAAAGTGAATTTTTCGACTTAGTCGAACATCTTCTTCCCTATAACCAGGAAAGAACGAGAGATCTAAATTCTTTGCTTAGAGATCTTCCGGATGCTGAGAGAAATTTTTTAAAATCTCCAACGTATGCAAATCTGGAAGTTTACAAAAGGATCGTTCAGGGTATTTTAAAAGAAGTCATGGATAGAAATACAAGTTTGGAAACTTTGCGAACCAGGGCGAGAGGCGGTTCCGAGAAAGTTTACCAAGTAGTTCAGATCGTAGACGATAAGATCCAAACTCTAGCGGACTTCATCATTCATCCTGAAAATTCTACCTTTGACCTGATGAAAAGAATGGAAGATATTCGCGGTTTATTAGTAGATCTAATGAATTAA
- the serS gene encoding serine--tRNA ligase has protein sequence MIDLKYITDNTEELKSNLELRGFKDIAVLDQLAEIIQKRKVLQKEADVFREERNKASKEIGKVKQAGGDIATASAAVKEIGDKIKKIEDDLESLESKLLEINLGLPNILDKDVPVGKNEHDNKILYEVGEVRDYKFKPKPHFELGEALGWFNFEKGTKLAGARAYTYFGMGAKLERALANFMLETHTTDHGYTEVWVPVMVNDECMTTTGQYPKFKDEYYRLERDELNLIPTAEVPLTNLYRDEIIPENSLPISITAHTSCFRREAGSYGKDTRGLVRVHQFQKVELVKFARPEDSEEEHKKMLSHAENILKKLGIRYRVMLLCSGDISAASSKTYDLEVWMPGLDRWMEISSVSNFKDFQARRGKIRYKSKEGKNQLVHTLNGSGLAIGRTLAAVMETYQKEDGTIEFPDVLNKYL, from the coding sequence ATGATTGATCTGAAATATATTACGGACAATACGGAAGAATTAAAATCCAATCTGGAATTAAGAGGTTTTAAGGACATTGCAGTTTTGGATCAACTTGCCGAGATCATCCAAAAAAGAAAAGTTCTCCAAAAGGAAGCGGATGTATTCCGTGAAGAAAGGAACAAGGCAAGTAAGGAAATCGGAAAAGTAAAACAAGCTGGGGGAGATATTGCAACCGCTTCCGCCGCAGTAAAAGAGATTGGAGATAAGATCAAAAAGATAGAAGATGATCTGGAATCTCTCGAATCCAAGCTGCTCGAAATTAATTTAGGTCTTCCTAATATTCTGGATAAAGACGTTCCTGTCGGTAAGAACGAGCACGATAATAAAATTTTGTATGAAGTGGGAGAAGTCCGCGATTATAAATTTAAGCCAAAACCTCATTTTGAGTTGGGAGAAGCCTTAGGTTGGTTTAATTTCGAAAAGGGAACAAAACTCGCCGGCGCGAGAGCTTACACTTATTTCGGCATGGGCGCTAAACTGGAAAGAGCGCTTGCGAATTTTATGCTAGAAACTCATACCACTGACCATGGTTATACGGAAGTTTGGGTGCCGGTCATGGTAAACGACGAATGTATGACTACTACAGGGCAGTATCCAAAATTCAAGGATGAGTACTATCGCTTAGAGAGAGATGAACTCAATCTAATTCCAACGGCGGAAGTTCCGTTAACGAATTTATACCGGGATGAGATCATTCCGGAAAATTCACTACCCATCTCCATAACTGCCCATACCTCTTGTTTTAGAAGAGAAGCAGGTTCTTACGGAAAAGATACGAGAGGTCTAGTTCGTGTTCACCAATTCCAAAAAGTGGAACTCGTGAAATTTGCTCGTCCGGAAGACTCAGAAGAAGAACATAAAAAGATGCTCTCACACGCGGAGAATATCCTGAAAAAATTAGGGATCCGATACAGAGTGATGTTATTATGCAGCGGAGATATTTCGGCTGCTTCTTCCAAAACGTACGATTTGGAAGTTTGGATGCCCGGTTTGGATCGTTGGATGGAAATTTCTTCCGTTTCTAACTTCAAAGATTTTCAGGCACGACGTGGTAAGATCCGTTACAAATCAAAAGAAGGCAAAAATCAATTGGTCCATACATTGAATGGTTCCGGTTTAGCGATCGGAAGGACCTTGGCAGCCGTAATGGAGACGTATCAAAAAGAAGATGGAACAATCGAGTTCCCTGATGTTTTGAATAAATATCTCTGA